Proteins encoded by one window of Leopardus geoffroyi isolate Oge1 chromosome X, O.geoffroyi_Oge1_pat1.0, whole genome shotgun sequence:
- the MID1IP1 gene encoding mid1-interacting protein 1 — protein sequence MMQICDTYNQKHSLFNAMNRFIGAVNNMDQTVMVPSLLRDVPLAEPGLDNDVGVEVGGSGECLEERTPPAPGPGSANGSFFAPSRDMYSHYVLLKSIRNDIEWGVLHQPPPPAGSEESNAWKSKDILVDLSHLEGAEAGEEDLEQQFHYHLRGLHTVLSKLTRKANILTNRYKQEIGFGNWGH from the coding sequence ATGATGCAGATCTGCGACACCTACAACCAGAAGCACTCGCTCTTTAATGCCATGAACCGCTTCATCGGCGCGGTGAACAACATGGACCAGACGGTGATGGTTCCCAGCCTGCTGCGCGACGTGCCCCTGGCCGAGCCCGGGCTGGACAACGATGTCGGCGTGGAGGTGGGCGGCAGCGGCGAATGCCTGGAGGAGCGCacgcccccggcccccggcccgggCAGCGCCAACGGCAGCTTTTTCGCGCCCTCCCGGGACATGTACAGCCACTACGTGCTGCTCAAGTCCATCCGCAACGATATCGAGTGGGGGGTCCTGCACCAGCCGCCACCGCCGGCAGGGAGTGAAGAGAGCAACGCCTGGAAGTCCAAGGACATCCTGGTGGACCTGAGCCACCTAGAGGGCGCGGAAGCCGGCGAGGAGGACCTGGAACAGCAGTTCCACTACCACCTGCGCGGGCTGCACACTGTGCTCTCCAAACTCACGCGCAAAGccaacatcctcaccaacagatACAAGCAGGAGATCGGCTTCGGCAATTGGGGCCACTGA